The following are from one region of the Streptomyces fradiae genome:
- a CDS encoding ferredoxin: MGDRWHVEVDRGVCIGSGMCVNHAPDAFRLDTARQSHPRDPESDANERVLAAAEGCPVEAISIALADGGEPVFPPEE, encoded by the coding sequence ATGGGCGACCGCTGGCACGTGGAGGTCGACCGCGGCGTCTGCATCGGCTCCGGCATGTGCGTCAACCACGCCCCGGACGCCTTCCGCCTCGACACCGCCCGCCAGTCCCACCCGCGCGATCCCGAATCGGACGCGAACGAGCGGGTGTTGGCGGCGGCGGAGGGTTGCCCGGTGGAGGCCATCTCGATCGCGCTCGCGGACGGCGGCGAGCCCGTGTTCCCGCCCGAGGAGTAG
- a CDS encoding aldehyde dehydrogenase: MTELVEHGKLFIGGELTDPLGSEVIEVISPHTEEVIGRVPHASAADVDRAVAAARRAFDEGPWPRTTLEERIEVVSRIKDAIAVRHEEIARSISAQNGSPYSWSVLAQALGAMMVWDSAIHVARAYAYEERRPGVLGPLLVRREPVGVVAAVVPWNVPQFTAAAKLGPALLAGCTVVLKPSPESPLDSYILGEIAAEAGLPEGVLSILPADREVSEYLVGHPGVDKVSFTGSVAAGKRVMEVASRNLTRVTLELGGKSAAVVLPDADLAATVAGIVPAAWMNNGQACVAQTRILAPRSRYDEIAEAFAAAAGALVVGDPLDPATQVGPLVARRQQQRSLDYIGIGQAEGAKVLTGGGRPAGLERGWYVEPTLFGDVDNTMRIAREEIFGPVICLLPYGDEAEALRIANDSDFGLSGSVWTGDVEHGIDFARGVRTGTFNVNTFSLDMLGPFGGYKNSGLGREFGPEGLSEYLEHKMIHLPAGYGEA, from the coding sequence ATGACCGAGCTTGTGGAGCACGGAAAACTGTTCATCGGCGGCGAGTTGACCGACCCGCTCGGCAGCGAGGTCATCGAGGTGATCTCCCCGCACACCGAGGAGGTCATCGGGCGCGTCCCGCACGCCTCCGCGGCCGACGTCGACCGGGCCGTCGCCGCCGCGCGCCGCGCCTTCGACGAGGGGCCGTGGCCGCGTACGACGCTGGAGGAGCGGATCGAGGTCGTCTCGCGGATCAAGGACGCCATCGCCGTCCGCCACGAGGAGATCGCCCGCTCGATCAGCGCGCAGAACGGCTCGCCGTACTCCTGGTCCGTCCTCGCGCAGGCGCTCGGCGCGATGATGGTGTGGGACTCGGCGATCCACGTCGCCCGGGCGTACGCGTACGAGGAGCGCCGCCCCGGCGTCCTCGGGCCGCTGCTCGTGCGGCGCGAGCCGGTCGGGGTGGTCGCGGCCGTCGTGCCGTGGAACGTGCCGCAGTTCACCGCCGCCGCCAAGCTCGGGCCCGCGCTGCTCGCCGGCTGCACCGTGGTCCTCAAGCCCTCGCCGGAGTCGCCGCTCGACTCGTACATCCTCGGCGAGATCGCGGCCGAGGCCGGGCTCCCGGAGGGGGTGCTGTCGATCCTGCCCGCGGACCGGGAGGTCAGCGAGTACCTGGTCGGGCACCCCGGCGTCGACAAGGTCTCCTTCACCGGCTCGGTCGCGGCCGGCAAGCGCGTGATGGAGGTCGCCTCCCGCAACCTCACCCGGGTCACCCTCGAACTCGGCGGCAAGTCCGCCGCGGTCGTCCTGCCGGACGCCGACCTGGCGGCCACCGTCGCCGGCATCGTCCCGGCCGCGTGGATGAACAACGGGCAGGCCTGCGTGGCCCAGACCCGCATCCTCGCCCCCCGCTCCCGCTACGACGAGATCGCTGAGGCCTTCGCCGCCGCGGCCGGCGCGCTCGTGGTCGGCGACCCGCTCGACCCGGCCACCCAGGTCGGCCCGCTGGTGGCCCGGCGCCAGCAGCAGCGCTCGCTCGACTACATCGGCATCGGCCAGGCGGAGGGCGCCAAGGTGCTCACCGGCGGCGGCCGCCCGGCCGGCCTGGAGCGCGGCTGGTACGTGGAGCCGACGCTCTTCGGCGACGTCGACAACACGATGCGGATCGCCCGCGAGGAGATCTTCGGGCCGGTGATCTGCCTCCTGCCGTACGGGGACGAGGCGGAGGCGCTGCGGATCGCGAACGACTCCGACTTCGGCCTGTCCGGCAGCGTCTGGACCGGCGACGTGGAGCACGGCATCGACTTCGCCCGCGGGGTCCGCACCGGCACCTTCAACGTCAACACCTTCAGCCTCGACATGCTCGGCCCCTTCGGCGGCTACAAGAACAGCGGCCTGGGCCGGGAGTTCGGCCCCGAGGGCCTGTCCGAGTACCTGGAGCACAAGATGATCCACCTTCCGGCCGGCTACGGGGAGGCGTGA
- a CDS encoding MBL fold metallo-hydrolase, with product MTEPEPDPEPAPSEQVIAHGGGVWSLRVPIPDNPLGHTLVHVVDTDRGPVLVDTGWDDPESWAELTAGLGTLGLAPGEVHGVVVTHHHPDHHGLSGKVREASGAWIAMHAADIAVVRRTRESAPGTWLDYLARKLAAVGAPEEHLAPLRAARAAGGRMRTLPGLRSALPDREIVPGELLDLAGRRLRAVWTPGHTPGHVCLHLEEAHPAGLPGHGRLFSGDHLLPGISPHIGLYEDPDDATATDPLGDYLDSLERIGRLGVAEVLPAHQHAFADAAGRVRELLDHHEERLAGLLALLATPLTPWQLAERMEWNRPWDRIPHGSRNIAVSEAEAHVRRLVKLGRAEAVPGTDPVAYAAV from the coding sequence ATGACCGAGCCCGAGCCCGATCCCGAGCCCGCGCCCAGCGAACAGGTCATCGCCCACGGCGGAGGCGTCTGGTCCCTGCGGGTGCCCATCCCCGACAACCCCCTCGGGCACACCCTGGTGCACGTCGTCGACACCGACCGCGGTCCCGTGCTCGTCGACACCGGGTGGGACGACCCCGAGTCCTGGGCCGAACTCACCGCCGGGCTCGGGACGCTCGGACTCGCGCCCGGCGAGGTGCACGGGGTGGTCGTCACCCACCACCACCCCGACCACCACGGCCTTTCCGGCAAGGTCCGCGAGGCGTCCGGCGCCTGGATCGCCATGCACGCCGCCGACATCGCCGTCGTCCGCCGCACTCGCGAGTCCGCACCCGGCACCTGGCTCGACTACCTGGCCCGCAAGCTCGCCGCCGTCGGCGCCCCCGAGGAGCATCTCGCGCCGCTGCGCGCCGCACGGGCCGCCGGCGGGCGGATGCGCACCCTGCCCGGGCTGCGGTCCGCGCTGCCCGACCGGGAGATCGTCCCCGGCGAGCTGCTCGACCTGGCCGGGCGCCGGCTGCGCGCCGTGTGGACGCCCGGCCACACCCCCGGCCACGTCTGCCTCCACCTGGAGGAGGCGCACCCCGCCGGACTGCCCGGCCACGGCCGCCTCTTCTCCGGCGACCACCTCCTCCCCGGGATCAGCCCGCACATCGGCCTGTACGAGGACCCCGACGACGCCACGGCGACCGACCCGCTCGGCGACTACCTCGACTCCCTCGAACGCATCGGCCGGCTCGGCGTCGCCGAGGTCCTGCCGGCCCACCAGCACGCCTTCGCCGACGCCGCCGGCCGGGTCCGCGAACTCCTCGACCACCACGAGGAGCGCCTCGCCGGCCTGCTCGCCCTCCTCGCCACCCCCCTCACCCCCTGGCAGCTCGCCGAGCGCATGGAGTGGAACCGCCCCTGGGACCGCATCCCGCACGGCTCCCGCAACATCGCCGTCAGCGAGGCCGAGGCCCACGTCCGGCGCCTGGTGAAGCTGGGCCGGGCGGAAGCGGTGCCGGGGACGGACCCGGTGGCGTACGCGGCGGTGTGA